A genomic window from Pirellulaceae bacterium includes:
- a CDS encoding ISAs1 family transposase codes for MGPLHIVSAWASEQGVALGQIATQEKSNEITAIPELLEQIDLKNSIVTIDAMGCQKQIVAQIDKRKGTYVVAVKANQLNLFDTVEELVFDVLEGVREDLYCRSLQTTDQSHGRIDERSYGMIKLKKDSPIKKAWPSVKAIGYAVRVSTDANRQETFQTRYFILWPVADSICGCRCRARSLVDRVDARDVGRNLSRGRAADQ; via the coding sequence CTGGGGCCGCTGCACATTGTGAGCGCATGGGCTAGTGAGCAAGGAGTGGCACTTGGACAGATCGCTACGCAGGAGAAATCCAATGAAATCACAGCGATTCCAGAGCTACTGGAGCAGATCGACTTGAAGAATTCGATCGTCACGATCGACGCCATGGGATGTCAAAAGCAGATCGTAGCCCAGATCGACAAGCGAAAGGGAACCTACGTGGTAGCTGTCAAAGCCAATCAGCTGAACCTATTTGATACGGTCGAAGAATTGGTCTTTGATGTACTCGAGGGAGTACGGGAAGACCTGTACTGCCGCAGCCTCCAAACCACCGACCAGTCACATGGGCGGATTGATGAACGCAGCTACGGAATGATCAAGCTGAAGAAAGATTCGCCAATCAAGAAAGCCTGGCCCTCGGTCAAAGCCATCGGCTATGCGGTTCGCGTCAGTACAGATGCCAACCGACAAGAGACATTCCAGACACGCTACTTCATCCTCTGGCCGGTTGCTGACAGTATCTGCGGTTGCCGCTGCCGTGCGCGATCACTGGTCGATCGAGTCGATGCACGGGACGTTGGACGTAACCTTTCGCGAGGACGCGCAGCAGACCAGTGA
- a CDS encoding phospho-sugar mutase, with translation MNHQQAVEAAQQAVQAGHLSGTAFENLTNWLTQSRYAEYQPAILEHIQQNLWKQLDDVFWTIIPFGTGGRRGRMYEFGSNAINRRTIGESAQGLATYVLEQPGSQNRQLKCAIAYDTRHRSREFAELCAGIMVANGFRVYFLDEYRATPQLSFAVRSKACDCGIMVTASHNPPSDNAVKVYWSTGAQILPPHDKAIIDRVMNVQQIEQVDFQQALADGRIQICTAEIDSAFLQQAMQYAWPGPRDAKLIFSPLHGVGALATMPLLSSAGFADVEVYGPHAEPSGDFPNVPGHVSNPENTQVFDAIIQRAKQIGADGIIATDPDCDRIGCAVPLTTQTGSSWATLNGNQIGALLADFVCDKMRQLERLTPRSYVITTLVTTRLTARIAASYGVACHSNLHVGFKWIAGVMDQVGPDDFIFGTEESHGYLIGQFVRDKDGATATLLMAQLIAQLKSQGKTPHQRLDELLQQHGCHQETLVNVQMEGSQGMSLMRRLMEAFRTAPPTQLGGIPVARVRDYKSLTIRLPNGQTQPLQAPPADMVMLDLELDGNYFAVRPSGTEPKVKFYMFGYCSPEDSRDLEAAKETVSRRLSTLEQDIRSYVKQVTNSLSLT, from the coding sequence ATGAACCATCAACAGGCGGTTGAAGCCGCCCAGCAAGCCGTCCAGGCCGGACATCTGTCCGGTACGGCGTTTGAGAATTTGACCAACTGGCTGACGCAATCCAGATACGCCGAGTACCAACCTGCCATCTTGGAGCATATTCAGCAAAACCTTTGGAAACAGTTGGATGATGTCTTTTGGACGATCATTCCGTTTGGGACGGGCGGACGGCGCGGACGGATGTACGAGTTTGGCTCAAACGCCATCAATCGCCGCACGATCGGCGAAAGCGCTCAAGGACTGGCCACTTACGTACTGGAACAGCCGGGCAGCCAGAATCGACAGCTCAAATGCGCCATCGCCTACGATACGCGACATCGCTCGCGAGAGTTTGCCGAACTGTGCGCGGGCATTATGGTCGCTAACGGATTCCGGGTCTATTTTCTGGACGAGTATCGAGCCACACCGCAACTCTCCTTTGCCGTGCGAAGTAAAGCCTGCGATTGCGGAATCATGGTCACCGCCAGCCACAATCCACCATCGGACAACGCGGTCAAGGTCTACTGGTCGACAGGCGCTCAAATTCTACCGCCTCACGACAAGGCGATTATCGATCGTGTGATGAATGTTCAGCAGATTGAACAAGTCGATTTCCAGCAAGCGCTAGCTGATGGCCGCATCCAGATTTGTACCGCCGAAATCGACTCGGCCTTTTTGCAGCAAGCTATGCAGTATGCCTGGCCCGGCCCGCGCGATGCTAAGCTGATCTTCTCACCGCTGCATGGCGTAGGTGCCCTGGCAACGATGCCGCTGCTGAGCAGTGCTGGCTTTGCCGATGTTGAAGTCTACGGGCCGCACGCCGAACCGAGTGGCGATTTCCCAAACGTACCGGGCCATGTCAGCAATCCGGAAAACACTCAAGTTTTTGATGCCATCATCCAGCGGGCCAAGCAAATTGGGGCCGATGGAATCATTGCCACCGATCCAGACTGCGATCGCATCGGCTGCGCCGTGCCATTGACCACCCAGACCGGCAGCTCCTGGGCAACTCTAAATGGCAATCAGATCGGCGCGCTGTTGGCAGATTTTGTGTGCGACAAGATGCGACAACTGGAACGGCTTACGCCGCGATCATACGTGATCACCACGCTCGTGACTACGCGTTTGACGGCTCGAATCGCTGCCAGTTACGGTGTTGCCTGCCACAGCAATTTGCACGTCGGTTTCAAATGGATTGCTGGTGTTATGGATCAAGTTGGACCCGACGATTTTATATTTGGCACAGAAGAGTCGCATGGCTATTTGATTGGGCAATTCGTGCGCGACAAAGACGGTGCGACGGCAACCCTGTTGATGGCGCAGTTAATCGCCCAGCTCAAGAGCCAAGGCAAGACGCCTCATCAGCGGTTAGATGAATTGCTACAGCAACATGGCTGCCATCAGGAAACGCTGGTCAACGTGCAAATGGAAGGCAGCCAAGGCATGTCGCTGATGCGGCGACTGATGGAGGCGTTTCGCACCGCTCCACCCACGCAGTTAGGCGGCATCCCCGTTGCCCGAGTGCGCGATTACAAGTCGTTGACGATCCGATTGCCCAATGGTCAGACTCAGCCACTACAAGCGCCGCCTGCCGACATGGTCATGCTTGACCTGGAACTGGATGGCAACTATTTCGCAGTTCGCCCGTCAGGCACGGAACCGAAAGTCAAGTTTTACATGTTCGGCTACTGCTCGCCCGAGGACAGCCGCGATCTAGAGGCTGCTAAGGAAACCGTATCAAGGCGACTATCAACCTTGGAACAAGACATTCGCAGTTATGTGAAACAGGTTACGAACTCCTTGAGTTTGACGTGA
- a CDS encoding response regulator — METLRIQRLPREHQPILAVLDCLSDLVLVLSPDLHRLEFLNRKAIALTGWPLDSGSDLANWQGQLLRGPGLEQLAIGLQSYGSEPTALPCPELEIRSVVGTFIPVRVHSLWVCPNQIILLAECIADKQVVSDVLRHNQARFRSIADSLSISMMLKDLKGRVIYANRHCLEYNRWTIKDVLGKTDNDLYPPELADKFLKDDRRVLETGQALHQLEQNRRADGSTAWVEVIKCPIRDADQQITGIQVLYWDVSQRKLTEQALERERHLLHTLLDNSPDSIYFKDAASRFIRVSRGMMIKFGFSDYESLLGKSDADVFTSEHASKARQDELQIMQTGQGVIGVVERETWPDRPDSWSYTTKLPLRDHTGKIVGTFGVGRDITKLVLSEQALREARDAADQANRAKSEFLANMSHEIRTPMNGIIGMTELLAHTRLTDAQRSFVQMVEQSAQSLLRIINDILDFSKIEAGKMELELTPFDFRKCVSNATKSLATRAAQNGTELILVIERDIPELLVGDEIRLRQVLVNLVGNAIKFTKAGEITVRVAIADGPPAAANYSLHFSVADTGIGIPQAKQAAIFEAFAQADRSTTRQYGGSGLGLSISSRLVEMMGGRIWLESEVGIGSVFHFTCEFAAAPVTGSSRLVFSDQLQGMPVLIVDDHVSSRLALAQALQRRGLRAHHTDSCAEAKQLLQQCLDETPGPVCLVVDQVMPHIDSLSLIAQLQAVAASRPMITLLLTTALQPVDEPQMSQLRIDALLQKPALASEVCHAICREIGDEDRDAEPVGSLNEQPMVPPRKLRILLAEDGAVNRAVFLGLLSQRGHEVTCVEDGAAAVEAWQQFNFDAIFMDVQMPLMDGLQATERIRQLEPAGQHVPIIAITAAARAEDQQRCLQAGMDDYLSKPIDFRRLDKLLYSLGNPSSGMDGHSGAAVELPETTRLRPEPMRVSLLNIEAPLTRLRCSPTQLRELVVTLRSEAVQRLQEMTRAIESHDDKLLVRASHSLKSAAALFDATQVASAASAIEKAARSGDTLTAQQQFTKLHLDTTAMIAEIELWLEKTST, encoded by the coding sequence ATGGAAACGCTTCGCATCCAGCGGCTGCCGCGTGAACATCAGCCGATTTTGGCCGTGCTGGATTGTCTGTCGGACCTCGTGCTCGTCCTGTCCCCCGACCTTCATCGCTTGGAATTCCTCAATCGCAAAGCCATCGCGTTGACCGGCTGGCCGCTGGATAGCGGCAGCGATCTGGCCAATTGGCAAGGGCAGCTTTTGCGAGGTCCAGGACTGGAGCAGCTGGCGATTGGATTGCAGTCGTACGGTTCGGAACCAACCGCCCTGCCTTGCCCCGAACTTGAGATTCGCAGTGTGGTAGGGACGTTTATCCCCGTGCGGGTCCACAGCCTGTGGGTGTGTCCCAATCAGATTATCTTGCTGGCCGAATGCATCGCCGACAAGCAGGTGGTCAGCGATGTGCTGCGTCATAATCAGGCGCGTTTTCGATCCATTGCCGATAGTCTGTCCATCAGCATGATGCTCAAGGATTTGAAGGGGCGGGTGATTTACGCCAATCGGCACTGCTTAGAATACAATCGCTGGACAATCAAAGATGTGTTAGGCAAGACCGATAACGATCTGTATCCACCAGAGCTGGCAGATAAGTTCCTAAAGGATGATCGTCGTGTACTGGAGACTGGCCAAGCTCTGCACCAGTTGGAGCAGAATCGGCGTGCTGACGGGTCCACGGCCTGGGTAGAAGTAATCAAGTGCCCCATTCGTGACGCTGATCAGCAGATTACCGGCATCCAGGTCTTGTACTGGGACGTGAGTCAACGGAAATTGACCGAGCAAGCCTTGGAGCGCGAGCGCCATTTGCTACACACGCTGCTGGACAATAGCCCGGACTCAATCTATTTCAAGGACGCTGCCAGCCGCTTTATTCGCGTCAGTCGCGGAATGATGATCAAGTTTGGTTTCTCCGATTACGAATCACTGCTCGGGAAATCTGATGCTGATGTGTTTACCAGCGAACATGCGAGTAAGGCTCGACAAGATGAATTGCAGATCATGCAAACTGGCCAAGGGGTCATCGGCGTTGTCGAACGTGAGACGTGGCCTGATCGACCCGATAGCTGGTCCTATACAACGAAGCTGCCGCTACGGGACCACACCGGAAAGATTGTGGGTACCTTTGGCGTCGGACGAGATATCACCAAACTTGTTCTGAGTGAGCAAGCACTGCGAGAAGCTCGAGATGCCGCCGATCAAGCCAATCGAGCCAAGAGTGAGTTTCTGGCCAATATGAGCCACGAAATACGTACTCCCATGAACGGCATCATCGGCATGACCGAACTGTTGGCGCACACGCGATTGACCGACGCACAGCGATCTTTCGTACAGATGGTGGAACAGTCGGCTCAATCGCTGCTGCGCATCATCAACGATATCCTTGATTTTTCAAAGATCGAGGCCGGTAAAATGGAGTTGGAATTAACTCCATTCGACTTTCGCAAGTGCGTTAGTAATGCCACCAAAAGTCTAGCTACGCGGGCGGCCCAGAATGGCACTGAGTTAATTCTGGTGATCGAGCGCGATATACCCGAGCTGTTAGTTGGCGACGAGATTCGTTTACGTCAAGTGTTGGTCAATTTAGTGGGCAACGCCATCAAGTTTACCAAGGCAGGTGAAATCACGGTGCGAGTTGCCATTGCTGACGGTCCGCCAGCCGCCGCCAACTACAGTTTGCATTTCTCAGTAGCCGATACCGGAATCGGCATTCCTCAAGCGAAGCAGGCGGCGATTTTTGAGGCCTTTGCCCAAGCTGACCGCTCAACGACCCGGCAATATGGCGGCAGCGGATTGGGCCTTAGCATTTCTAGTCGGCTGGTCGAGATGATGGGCGGACGCATCTGGTTGGAAAGCGAGGTAGGCATAGGATCGGTATTTCACTTCACATGCGAGTTTGCTGCGGCGCCGGTGACCGGCAGTTCCAGACTGGTGTTTTCGGATCAACTTCAAGGTATGCCGGTATTGATCGTCGACGACCACGTCAGCAGTCGCCTCGCTTTGGCTCAAGCGCTACAGCGTCGCGGACTGCGAGCGCACCACACGGATTCCTGCGCTGAAGCCAAGCAACTCTTGCAGCAGTGTCTCGACGAGACGCCAGGGCCAGTTTGCTTGGTCGTCGATCAAGTGATGCCCCATATCGACAGCCTGTCCTTAATTGCCCAACTGCAGGCTGTGGCAGCTTCGCGGCCCATGATTACTTTACTGCTAACCACTGCATTGCAACCTGTTGATGAGCCACAGATGTCGCAATTGCGTATCGACGCACTGTTGCAAAAGCCGGCGTTGGCGTCCGAAGTCTGCCATGCAATTTGCCGGGAGATTGGCGACGAAGACCGCGATGCTGAACCCGTGGGTAGCTTGAATGAGCAGCCGATGGTCCCACCGCGAAAACTCCGGATTCTGCTGGCTGAAGATGGTGCAGTAAACCGCGCTGTATTTCTTGGACTGCTCAGCCAACGCGGACATGAGGTAACCTGTGTCGAAGATGGGGCAGCGGCTGTCGAGGCTTGGCAGCAGTTCAACTTTGATGCCATCTTCATGGATGTGCAGATGCCGCTGATGGATGGTCTGCAGGCAACCGAGCGCATCAGACAACTGGAACCAGCCGGCCAGCATGTTCCCATTATCGCCATCACTGCCGCAGCTCGAGCCGAGGACCAGCAGCGTTGTCTGCAGGCGGGCATGGATGATTACTTGAGCAAGCCGATCGACTTTCGGAGACTGGATAAGTTACTGTACAGCCTCGGCAATCCATCGTCTGGAATGGACGGCCATTCGGGTGCAGCAGTCGAACTGCCCGAAACGACTCGGTTACGACCGGAACCTATGCGAGTCAGTCTGTTGAATATTGAAGCACCGTTGACTCGTCTACGCTGTTCGCCAACACAGCTTCGAGAATTGGTCGTCACATTGCGAAGTGAGGCCGTGCAGCGACTGCAGGAAATGACTCGCGCGATTGAATCCCACGACGACAAACTGTTGGTGCGCGCGTCGCATTCGCTTAAAAGTGCAGCGGCTCTGTTCGATGCCACGCAAGTTGCTTCGGCAGCCTCAGCTATCGAGAAGGCTGCACGTTCTGGCGATACGCTGACCGCACAACAGCAATTCACCAAGCTGCACTTGGATACCACCGCCATGATTGCAGAAATTGAACTGTGGTTAGAGAAGACGTCGACGTAA
- a CDS encoding transposase family protein, with the protein MPKVRQAPERWAKGKRDFLERFLELPGGLPSRNCIRRVLIALEPEAFQKCFMRWLASHMEQTEDGQPRLIATRWQDLSRLT; encoded by the coding sequence GTGCCAAAGGTCCGACAGGCACCCGAGCGCTGGGCCAAGGGCAAGCGAGACTTTCTGGAAAGGTTCTTGGAGCTTCCCGGTGGCCTGCCATCACGAAATTGTATTCGCAGAGTGCTCATCGCGCTTGAGCCCGAAGCGTTTCAGAAATGCTTCATGCGCTGGCTAGCCTCGCACATGGAGCAAACAGAAGATGGTCAGCCTCGGCTAATCGCCACCCGATGGCAAGACCTGTCGCGGCTCACATGA
- a CDS encoding TIGR00266 family protein, with the protein MEYDVRFGPVFSVVEFRLNQRETVIAQPNSMLSMTGGLELSAALGRSGSASSSGWMGGMKNFLGGENVFAAEFCAKRDQQTLILAPDVHGDILVIPLHERGGYYLTRGSFLASYGQCEMSIKYGGVKGLMARTGIFLMHAVGSGTVFCQTHGAILEKQLADDEKFFIDNRFVVAFSDTVQYQLVKATKKIKDAVLSGEGLVVRYTGPGKVYYQTRSKPAAGWLASLFNAAF; encoded by the coding sequence ATGGAATACGACGTACGATTCGGCCCGGTTTTCTCCGTTGTCGAATTTCGGCTCAACCAGAGAGAAACGGTTATCGCCCAGCCTAATAGTATGTTATCGATGACTGGTGGGTTGGAGCTGTCAGCGGCGTTGGGACGCAGCGGCTCGGCGTCCAGTTCCGGCTGGATGGGTGGAATGAAGAATTTCCTTGGTGGGGAAAATGTTTTCGCCGCCGAGTTTTGTGCCAAGCGCGATCAGCAGACATTGATTCTGGCACCCGACGTGCATGGGGATATCCTGGTGATACCGCTGCATGAGCGCGGCGGTTACTATTTGACTCGAGGCTCGTTTCTGGCCAGTTATGGCCAGTGCGAAATGAGTATCAAATACGGTGGCGTGAAAGGACTCATGGCGCGGACCGGCATTTTTTTAATGCACGCTGTCGGTAGCGGTACGGTCTTTTGTCAGACCCACGGAGCCATCCTCGAAAAGCAACTGGCTGACGATGAAAAATTCTTTATCGACAATCGCTTTGTGGTCGCTTTTTCCGATACCGTCCAGTATCAATTGGTGAAAGCTACCAAGAAAATTAAGGATGCCGTTTTGTCTGGGGAAGGACTAGTCGTGCGTTATACCGGTCCTGGAAAAGTGTATTACCAAACCCGCTCTAAACCGGCAGCAGGTTGGTTGGCCTCGTTGTTCAATGCAGCGTTCTAG
- the glmM gene encoding phosphoglucosamine mutase — MSEPIISVSGLRGVLGEQLTPAVAVRYVAALAANLPKGLVVIGRDGRHSGALLAQAVSSTLLAHGLDVADLGPAATPTVGIQVRTLGAVAGIQISASHNPKQYNGLKLFGADGRVLPKTQGESVLEGYRASLARWSNVEHLGRIVEVADAHAAHLNLVLGTIAGAAVRKRQFRVLLDSNHGAGSILGRRLLEALGCQITVLGDVPDGQFWHPPEPLAENLGQVCQRVADGHYDVGFCQDPDADRLAVIDERGRFIGEELTLGLCLLQALPQHAGSGGCVVTNCATSSVSRYVAEKFGCHVVQSAVGEANVADAMLQQHAVFGGEGNGGPIDPAVGYVRDSFVGMARILSLLASSGQTVSQHVAALPPLAMIKDKIQLSSAELPALFKKLVTAMPEAASSTLDGLKLQWPDRWLLVRGSNTEPIVRFMTEAPTTQQARQLCDQAMQIAAMK; from the coding sequence ATGAGCGAACCCATCATCAGCGTCAGCGGACTACGCGGAGTCCTTGGAGAACAACTAACGCCGGCTGTCGCGGTGCGCTATGTTGCAGCCCTGGCGGCCAATCTGCCCAAAGGACTCGTTGTTATCGGTCGCGACGGTCGGCACAGTGGAGCCCTGTTGGCTCAGGCAGTTAGCTCGACACTGCTGGCACATGGCTTAGATGTTGCTGATTTAGGACCAGCCGCAACGCCGACTGTTGGAATTCAGGTTCGCACGCTGGGCGCGGTGGCAGGCATTCAGATTTCGGCCAGCCACAATCCGAAGCAGTACAACGGCCTTAAGCTGTTCGGTGCCGACGGACGCGTGTTGCCCAAAACGCAGGGCGAGTCGGTGTTGGAAGGTTATCGAGCGTCACTGGCACGCTGGAGCAACGTCGAGCACCTTGGAAGAATTGTCGAGGTGGCAGATGCACACGCTGCACATTTGAATTTGGTGCTTGGCACCATCGCTGGTGCCGCAGTGCGTAAGCGACAGTTTCGCGTGCTGTTGGACAGCAATCACGGTGCCGGGAGTATTCTCGGCCGGCGATTATTAGAAGCTTTGGGTTGCCAGATTACCGTGTTGGGCGATGTTCCCGACGGGCAGTTCTGGCACCCGCCCGAACCGCTCGCCGAGAACTTAGGCCAAGTGTGCCAGCGCGTGGCCGATGGCCATTACGATGTTGGATTTTGTCAGGATCCCGATGCGGATCGGCTGGCTGTGATCGACGAGCGCGGTCGGTTTATCGGCGAAGAGCTGACCTTGGGCTTGTGTCTGTTGCAGGCACTGCCACAGCACGCTGGTTCAGGTGGCTGTGTAGTTACCAACTGTGCCACCAGCAGCGTCTCTAGGTATGTGGCCGAGAAGTTTGGTTGCCATGTAGTGCAGTCGGCGGTGGGTGAAGCCAATGTGGCCGATGCTATGTTGCAGCAGCATGCAGTCTTTGGCGGTGAGGGTAATGGTGGGCCGATAGACCCAGCCGTGGGCTACGTTCGTGACAGCTTTGTCGGCATGGCTCGAATCCTGAGCTTGTTGGCCAGCAGCGGTCAAACCGTTTCGCAGCATGTCGCGGCCCTGCCACCATTGGCAATGATCAAAGACAAGATTCAGTTGTCCAGTGCCGAACTACCCGCACTATTCAAAAAACTAGTCACTGCGATGCCAGAAGCTGCCAGCAGCACGCTGGACGGGCTCAAACTCCAGTGGCCCGACCGCTGGCTACTCGTACGTGGTAGCAACACCGAGCCCATCGTCCGCTTCATGACCGAAGCTCCTACCACCCAGCAAGCTCGACAGCTCTGCGACCAAGCCATGCAAATCGCCGCTATGAAGTAG
- a CDS encoding esterase-like activity of phytase family protein gives MEILLDRESIRLKYPFLYRAGRGFRRLGMCVLTFALIAPLRADTATSGRQADSPSVQLLWQACIPADSTDCSGQHELLSDGTPHNLLGGLSAIEYAGQGDLYWALADRGPKDGATDYRCRIHLLEIKQLALRQVEVTTLVTKFIQLQPGVFLSGWLKHQLEDAKTSVPKAALGRQADGDQPSIVRGLAYDPEGVRVARDGSLLVTDEYGPYVDRFSADLVLLESWTLPDWIRTVSESAIATAKVGAVPNRGLEGLALMPDGQTMVAAFQGPLVQDSHPVGDKRLGDYVRLIKLDVRASGPPVYQFAYPLEDTHFGISEILAVDDHRLLVLERDGKPAGTSKCKAIFLIDTTMATDISTVKSLPAHGPLPAAIKPVGKTLFLDLLDPKHGLNELPGLEKVEGLALGPPLPDGRRQLVICTDNDFDSRRGSYIFGFAINP, from the coding sequence ATGGAAATATTGTTAGACAGGGAAAGCATTCGACTGAAATACCCATTCTTATATCGCGCTGGCCGAGGTTTTCGACGGCTAGGTATGTGCGTTTTGACATTCGCCCTAATCGCTCCCCTGAGGGCTGACACTGCGACCAGTGGTAGGCAGGCAGACAGCCCGAGCGTTCAATTGCTGTGGCAGGCATGCATTCCAGCCGACAGTACCGATTGCAGCGGACAACATGAGTTGCTTAGCGATGGCACGCCGCACAACCTCTTGGGTGGGTTATCCGCCATTGAATATGCAGGTCAAGGCGACTTGTATTGGGCCTTGGCCGATCGTGGCCCAAAAGATGGTGCTACCGACTACCGTTGTCGCATTCACTTGCTGGAAATCAAGCAGCTTGCGCTCAGGCAAGTTGAAGTAACAACATTGGTCACAAAATTCATTCAGCTACAGCCCGGAGTATTTTTGAGTGGATGGCTGAAGCATCAACTAGAGGATGCCAAGACCAGCGTACCCAAGGCGGCACTTGGCAGGCAAGCCGATGGAGATCAGCCTAGCATTGTGCGAGGCCTTGCTTATGATCCAGAAGGAGTTCGCGTGGCACGAGACGGAAGTCTGTTGGTTACAGACGAGTATGGTCCTTACGTCGATCGATTTTCGGCGGATCTCGTATTATTGGAGTCGTGGACTTTACCCGACTGGATACGAACCGTCTCGGAGAGCGCTATCGCGACAGCCAAAGTGGGTGCGGTGCCCAATCGTGGACTGGAGGGGTTGGCCTTGATGCCGGATGGCCAGACGATGGTGGCCGCTTTTCAAGGGCCGCTGGTCCAGGACAGTCATCCGGTGGGTGACAAACGCTTGGGTGACTATGTACGGCTGATCAAGCTGGATGTTCGTGCGTCGGGACCACCGGTGTATCAGTTCGCCTATCCTTTAGAAGATACACACTTCGGAATCAGTGAAATCTTGGCGGTGGACGATCATCGCCTGCTGGTTCTGGAACGCGACGGCAAGCCAGCAGGCACTTCAAAATGCAAAGCCATTTTTCTGATTGATACTACGATGGCTACTGACATTAGTACCGTGAAATCTTTGCCTGCCCATGGACCATTACCGGCTGCGATCAAGCCGGTGGGCAAAACCTTATTCCTGGATTTGCTTGATCCGAAACATGGCCTGAACGAGTTACCAGGACTAGAAAAGGTAGAAGGCTTAGCCTTAGGGCCACCCCTACCAGATGGACGGCGTCAACTAGTGATCTGCACCGACAATGATTTTGATAGCCGGCGTGGCAGTTATATATTTGGGTTTGCAATCAACCCGTGA
- a CDS encoding M48 family metalloprotease, whose protein sequence is MSVDSNDLLAQAPARQQLLDRLERANRISRVVVLLMGMGTIGLAALVDWQHAAGDPWLAIVCLGVVAGPLTMELLRIVFRKKKLIEDLMEQTRFGIYDKHRLRRLYDDTLRLLQLPNQRVPLFITADKSLNAMVVHPGLGWLSRSFHGIYLHRQMLHKLNPREVQDTLGHELGHYYRYYLTLDRYLWLALVFSALLGMYVSQSLFADGMFGPFPLLITNGSCWYICNLQRVRHSKSIEFLCDDMGAHTHGVVNSISALMKLGVESELELSIHIQASQAARSGKLQAMQIVQAIEAAIPYGHASHEQLMAAVERELQNRALAGPSVAGFLRYAWQSDADAEADEEYAATIKRYELARQKPRILWESLVDDPTTPELDDHSAEALIQLMAAQPSAELFPVADAMNSEHGSHPSLKQRILYLWKNRREIENSV, encoded by the coding sequence GTGAGTGTGGATTCCAACGACTTATTGGCTCAAGCCCCTGCGCGGCAACAGCTCCTGGACCGCCTCGAGCGGGCGAACCGTATCAGTCGCGTGGTGGTGCTGCTGATGGGGATGGGCACCATAGGCCTAGCAGCCTTGGTCGACTGGCAGCACGCTGCAGGCGATCCATGGCTGGCGATTGTGTGCCTGGGTGTCGTTGCCGGGCCGCTGACAATGGAGTTGTTGCGCATTGTCTTTAGAAAGAAAAAACTCATTGAAGACCTGATGGAGCAGACTCGATTCGGCATCTACGACAAACATCGACTACGCCGGCTGTATGACGATACACTACGGCTGCTTCAGTTACCCAATCAACGCGTTCCACTGTTCATCACGGCGGACAAGAGCCTAAACGCAATGGTGGTCCATCCGGGATTGGGGTGGCTGTCGCGATCGTTCCATGGCATTTACCTTCATCGGCAAATGCTGCACAAGCTCAATCCACGCGAAGTCCAGGACACGCTTGGTCATGAACTGGGACACTATTATCGCTACTATTTGACCCTGGATCGCTATCTTTGGTTAGCGCTCGTCTTTAGTGCGTTGCTAGGCATGTATGTTTCTCAGTCACTATTCGCAGATGGAATGTTTGGCCCGTTTCCGTTGTTAATTACCAACGGAAGCTGTTGGTACATCTGCAATCTACAGCGAGTCCGCCACTCGAAGTCAATCGAGTTTTTGTGCGATGACATGGGGGCTCATACCCACGGCGTGGTCAATTCAATTTCGGCGTTAATGAAGTTAGGCGTAGAGTCTGAATTGGAACTATCGATTCACATCCAGGCTTCCCAGGCTGCGCGGAGCGGCAAGCTACAGGCGATGCAAATTGTTCAGGCGATCGAAGCCGCCATACCATACGGACACGCTTCGCACGAGCAGTTGATGGCTGCAGTTGAAAGAGAACTCCAGAATCGCGCCCTGGCCGGGCCTTCGGTGGCAGGATTCTTGCGCTACGCTTGGCAATCCGATGCTGATGCCGAAGCCGACGAAGAATACGCAGCCACAATCAAGCGGTATGAGTTGGCTCGACAGAAGCCCCGCATTCTGTGGGAATCGTTGGTCGACGACCCCACAACCCCAGAACTGGATGATCACTCAGCCGAGGCCTTGATCCAGTTGATGGCCGCCCAACCATCGGCAGAGCTGTTCCCGGTGGCTGATGCGATGAACAGTGAGCACGGCTCCCATCCATCGCTCAAGCAACGCATCTTATATCTGTGGAAGAATCGCCGCGAAATCGAGAATTCCGTTTAA